One Shewanella sp. MR-4 DNA window includes the following coding sequences:
- a CDS encoding SPFH domain-containing protein encodes MFVFTLVILFVLFILYKLMLIVPMREVHVIERLGKFRTVLQPGFHFLIPFFDRVAYKHDTREQVLDVPPQSCISKDNTQLEVDGLVYLKVMDGKLASYGIENYRKAAVNLAQTTMRSEIGKLTLSETFSERDRLNESIVREIDKASEPWGIKVLRYEIRNITPSRHVIHTLEKQMEAERRKRAEITLANAEKAAMINMSEGERQEAINISEGQKQKRINEAKGTGQEIAIIAKAKSEGMAMISQALAVNGGNDAMNMLLKEQFIAQVGKILNDSQVSVVPAEMAKLEGFFEGMEQVTQTVGGHNATSKGAR; translated from the coding sequence ATGTTTGTGTTTACCTTAGTCATTTTATTTGTCTTGTTTATTCTCTATAAGCTGATGTTGATAGTGCCGATGCGTGAGGTGCATGTCATTGAGCGTTTGGGGAAATTCCGTACCGTACTGCAACCGGGATTCCACTTCTTAATCCCTTTCTTCGATCGCGTCGCATATAAACACGATACCCGTGAGCAAGTGCTCGATGTGCCGCCACAAAGCTGTATCTCAAAGGATAACACCCAGCTTGAAGTGGACGGCTTAGTGTATCTCAAGGTCATGGATGGCAAATTAGCGAGCTACGGTATTGAAAACTATCGCAAAGCTGCCGTGAATTTGGCACAGACCACTATGCGTTCTGAAATCGGTAAGCTCACCCTCAGTGAGACCTTTTCCGAGCGTGATCGCTTAAACGAATCCATAGTGCGCGAGATTGATAAGGCGTCTGAGCCTTGGGGGATCAAAGTGTTACGCTATGAGATCCGTAATATCACGCCATCGCGCCATGTAATCCATACCCTTGAAAAACAAATGGAAGCCGAGCGCCGTAAGCGCGCCGAAATCACCTTGGCCAATGCCGAAAAGGCCGCGATGATCAATATGTCAGAGGGTGAGCGCCAAGAGGCGATTAACATTTCTGAAGGCCAAAAACAGAAGCGTATCAACGAAGCTAAAGGTACGGGGCAAGAGATTGCCATTATCGCTAAAGCAAAGTCCGAAGGCATGGCGATGATTTCCCAAGCGTTAGCGGTCAATGGCGGTAACGATGCGATGAATATGCTGTTAAAAGAGCAGTTTATTGCTCAGGTCGGGAAAATTCTCAACGATTCGCAAGTGTCGGTTGTCCCCGCGGAAATGGCAAAACTCGAAGGATTCTTCGAAGGAATGGAACAAGTCACCCAAACCGTGGGTGGCCATAATGCAACTAGCAAAGGAGCACGCTAA
- a CDS encoding NfeD family protein yields MEFSNLILVWSIIGIILMLAELVIPGGIVVLLGAACLVVAGALWIGLVEGVVQSLTLWFISAIVLLLAFRQVTQKLVGGDSHVDNTDEELDIYNQIARVKQTIGPGQTTGRVEFQGSEWPALGDGSIIAAGTEVRIICRENIALVVEPVEQATSQN; encoded by the coding sequence ATGGAGTTTTCGAATCTGATTTTAGTTTGGTCTATTATCGGGATTATCTTGATGTTAGCCGAGCTGGTGATACCTGGAGGTATTGTCGTGCTACTCGGCGCCGCCTGCTTAGTGGTGGCTGGCGCCTTATGGATTGGCTTAGTGGAAGGTGTGGTTCAAAGCCTGACACTTTGGTTTATTTCCGCCATCGTCTTATTACTCGCCTTTCGGCAAGTCACTCAAAAATTGGTTGGTGGTGATTCCCATGTGGATAACACCGATGAAGAACTTGATATCTACAATCAAATCGCCCGTGTTAAACAAACCATAGGTCCAGGACAAACGACAGGAAGAGTCGAGTTCCAAGGGAGCGAATGGCCCGCATTGGGGGATGGTAGTATCATTGCTGCGGGCACTGAGGTCAGGATTATCTGCCGTGAAAACATTGCCCTAGTGGTTGAGCCTGTTGAGCAGGCAACGTCTCAAAACTAA
- a CDS encoding outer membrane protein OmpK — translation MKKTCLCLALMLSPQAFAGDLVQWWDFSATALYGEDYDLAPSDKQTTVTLETAGAWKYGDWFAFQDFIYFKGDHTGMDSTTYGEISPRFSASKILGEKIAFGPITDLSLALTYEEGEGPVHSLLYGLGVDVAVPYFTYLNFNTYRRDAMSSGNISDGWQFTPVFRIDIPVGSANIVLDGFIDWVFATDNSGYEENFHFNPQLKYDLGKSLFGDHKANKLLVGIEYDLWTNKYGVKGVDQDTYSVIAQYHF, via the coding sequence ATGAAAAAGACATGCCTATGTCTAGCATTAATGCTTTCACCTCAAGCATTTGCTGGTGACTTAGTACAGTGGTGGGATTTCAGTGCAACCGCCCTTTATGGCGAAGACTACGACTTGGCTCCTTCGGACAAGCAAACGACAGTCACACTCGAAACCGCTGGTGCATGGAAATACGGTGATTGGTTTGCCTTCCAAGATTTTATCTACTTCAAAGGCGACCACACGGGCATGGATAGCACCACCTACGGAGAGATTTCACCTCGCTTTAGCGCGAGCAAAATCCTCGGCGAAAAAATTGCGTTCGGCCCTATTACCGATCTTTCATTAGCCCTTACCTACGAAGAAGGTGAAGGCCCTGTGCATAGCTTGCTCTATGGTTTAGGGGTCGATGTTGCCGTACCTTACTTTACCTACCTTAACTTCAACACTTATCGTCGCGATGCAATGAGCTCAGGCAATATCAGTGATGGCTGGCAGTTCACCCCAGTCTTCAGAATCGATATCCCTGTAGGTTCGGCCAATATCGTGCTCGATGGCTTTATCGATTGGGTATTTGCAACGGATAACAGTGGTTATGAAGAGAACTTCCACTTCAACCCTCAGCTGAAATACGATTTAGGTAAGAGCCTATTTGGTGATCACAAGGCAAATAAACTGCTTGTGGGTATCGAGTACGATCTGTGGACCAACAAATACGGCGTGAAGGGTGTCGACCAAGACACTTATTCTGTCATTGCTCAGTACCACTTCTAA
- the udp gene encoding uridine phosphorylase: MADVFHLGLTKAMLDGATLAIVPGDPERVKRIAELMDNATFLASHREYTSYLAYADGKPVVICSTGIGGPSTSIAVEELAQLGVNTFLRVGTTGAIQPHVNVGDVIVTQASVRLDGASLHFAPMEFPAVANFECTTAMVAACRDAGVEPHIGVTASSDTFYPGQERYDTVTGRVTRRFAGSMKEWQDMGVLNYEMESATLFTMCATQGWRAACVAGVIVNRTQQEIPNEATMKQTEVSAVSIVVAAAKKLLA; encoded by the coding sequence ATGGCTGATGTATTTCACTTAGGTTTGACCAAAGCGATGCTCGATGGTGCCACTTTGGCGATTGTGCCCGGCGATCCTGAGCGTGTAAAACGTATTGCCGAGTTAATGGATAATGCCACATTCCTTGCAAGCCACCGCGAGTACACCAGCTACTTAGCGTATGCTGACGGTAAGCCAGTGGTGATTTGCTCTACCGGTATCGGTGGTCCATCAACGTCGATTGCAGTTGAAGAGTTAGCGCAATTAGGTGTGAATACCTTCCTGCGTGTTGGTACCACAGGTGCGATTCAACCCCATGTAAATGTGGGTGATGTGATTGTGACTCAAGCGTCAGTGCGTTTAGATGGCGCGAGCTTACATTTTGCACCTATGGAGTTCCCAGCGGTTGCTAACTTCGAATGTACCACTGCTATGGTTGCTGCGTGCCGCGATGCGGGCGTAGAGCCTCATATCGGCGTTACCGCATCTTCTGATACCTTCTACCCAGGCCAAGAGCGCTATGACACTGTGACTGGCCGTGTGACCCGTCGTTTCGCTGGCTCAATGAAAGAGTGGCAGGATATGGGCGTGCTGAACTATGAAATGGAATCTGCGACCCTATTCACTATGTGTGCGACTCAAGGTTGGCGTGCGGCGTGTGTGGCTGGCGTTATCGTAAACCGCACTCAACAGGAAATCCCGAACGAAGCGACAATGAAGCAAACTGAAGTCAGTGCTGTTTCTATCGTCGTGGCTGCCGCTAAGAAGCTACTGGCTTAA
- a CDS encoding YdcH family protein, which produces MFPEYRDLITTLKTQDAHFQRKFNEHNQLDEEIKQLEKRVGSDFNPTVKELKSKKLHLKEEIYQILKSHN; this is translated from the coding sequence ATGTTTCCAGAATATCGAGATCTCATTACCACTTTAAAGACTCAAGATGCTCATTTTCAACGTAAATTCAACGAGCACAATCAATTAGATGAAGAAATCAAGCAACTGGAAAAACGCGTTGGCAGTGATTTCAATCCCACAGTGAAAGAACTCAAGAGCAAAAAACTGCATTTAAAAGAAGAGATCTATCAAATTCTCAAATCCCACAATTAA
- a CDS encoding type III PLP-dependent enzyme, which yields MSQFQSIDVADYYDAETFKRIEEFAKDKATPFVVIDTSIIAKQYDDMVNSFPYADVYYAVKANPAAEILTLLKNKGSNFDIASIYELDMVTNVGVTPDRVSYGNTIKKRQDVRAFYERGVRMYASDSEADLRMIAEEAPGSRIYVRILTEGTDTADWPLSRKFGCQNEMAYELLVLAKELGLEPFGISFHVGSQQRDIGAWDSAIGKVKSIFDRLRDEHNIVLKMINMGGGFPANYIDKTNQLGVYAEQITHFLKEDFGDDLPQIILEPGRSLISNAGVLVSEVVLISKKSYTALERWVFTDVGKFSGLIETMDEAIKFPIFTHKQGELDKCVIAGPTCDSADIMYEHYSYGLPNDLAIGDRMYWLTAGAYTTTYSAVCFNGFPPLKDYYL from the coding sequence ATGAGCCAATTTCAATCTATTGATGTTGCTGACTATTATGATGCTGAAACCTTCAAACGTATTGAAGAGTTTGCCAAAGATAAAGCGACCCCGTTCGTGGTGATTGATACCAGTATCATTGCGAAACAATACGATGACATGGTTAATAGTTTTCCTTATGCCGATGTTTATTATGCAGTTAAGGCAAACCCTGCGGCTGAGATCCTGACGTTATTGAAAAACAAAGGGTCAAACTTCGATATTGCGTCGATTTATGAATTAGATATGGTCACTAACGTGGGCGTAACGCCTGACCGCGTGAGCTATGGCAATACCATCAAAAAGCGTCAAGATGTGCGTGCATTTTATGAGCGTGGTGTGCGTATGTATGCATCGGATTCTGAAGCTGACTTACGTATGATCGCCGAAGAAGCACCAGGTTCACGCATTTATGTGCGCATCCTGACCGAAGGCACGGACACCGCCGATTGGCCACTGTCTCGTAAGTTTGGTTGCCAAAATGAGATGGCTTATGAGCTGTTAGTTCTGGCGAAGGAATTAGGCTTAGAGCCCTTTGGTATTTCATTCCACGTGGGTTCACAGCAACGTGATATCGGTGCTTGGGATTCGGCGATTGGTAAAGTGAAGAGCATCTTCGATCGTTTGCGTGATGAGCACAACATCGTCCTGAAGATGATCAACATGGGTGGTGGCTTCCCAGCTAACTATATCGACAAAACCAATCAACTGGGTGTGTATGCTGAGCAAATCACTCACTTCCTGAAGGAAGATTTTGGTGATGATTTGCCACAGATCATTCTGGAGCCGGGTCGCTCGCTGATCTCTAACGCTGGTGTGTTGGTGTCTGAGGTGGTGCTGATCAGTAAGAAATCCTACACCGCATTAGAGCGTTGGGTATTTACCGATGTGGGTAAGTTCTCTGGTTTAATCGAAACCATGGATGAGGCGATTAAATTCCCAATCTTCACCCACAAACAAGGTGAGTTGGACAAATGTGTTATCGCCGGCCCGACCTGCGATAGCGCCGACATCATGTACGAACACTACAGCTATGGTCTGCCGAATGACCTCGCGATTGGAGACCGTATGTACTGGTTAACCGCCGGTGCTTACACCACCACTTATTCAGCGGTGTGCTTTAACGGTTTCCCACCTCTGAAGGATTACTACCTGTAA
- a CDS encoding mechanosensitive ion channel family protein, which yields MITPGLDQELQQLQGVYQLITEFLVNYSFQLIGAALVFLLGLWVASKVSRLVAKQCEKHHIDITLSNFVSNLIRILIIVMVGIIALGKIGISVTPMVAAIGAASLGAGLALQGMLSNYAAGVTIIVTRPFVVGNTIEIKGESGVVTRINLGMTILTNEEGEQISIPNKHIVGEILHNSFGNKLVETQFNLSYNNDPEAAISLITELLSQNPNVSQDTTPNIGINGFNAIGIEIGVRYWVPTQSYFQHKYKINMAIYNALKQAGIEMACPVREIHLQEK from the coding sequence ATGATAACACCGGGACTCGATCAAGAATTGCAGCAACTCCAAGGCGTTTACCAGCTGATCACCGAGTTTTTAGTCAATTATAGTTTCCAATTAATCGGTGCGGCGCTGGTCTTTTTATTGGGTCTGTGGGTCGCCAGCAAAGTCTCGCGCTTAGTCGCCAAGCAGTGCGAAAAGCATCACATCGACATCACCCTGAGTAACTTTGTCAGCAATCTGATCCGTATCCTAATCATTGTCATGGTGGGTATTATTGCCCTAGGCAAGATAGGCATTAGCGTCACGCCCATGGTGGCAGCGATTGGTGCCGCCTCCCTCGGCGCGGGTTTAGCCCTACAGGGCATGCTGTCGAACTATGCTGCTGGGGTCACCATTATTGTGACTCGCCCTTTTGTGGTCGGAAATACCATCGAAATCAAAGGTGAAAGCGGTGTCGTCACGCGGATTAATTTGGGAATGACGATTTTAACCAATGAGGAAGGCGAGCAAATTAGCATTCCCAACAAGCACATCGTTGGTGAGATCTTGCATAACTCCTTCGGTAATAAGCTGGTCGAAACCCAATTTAATCTGAGTTATAACAACGACCCTGAAGCGGCGATAAGCCTAATCACAGAGCTGCTGAGCCAAAACCCCAATGTCAGTCAGGACACTACACCAAATATTGGTATCAATGGTTTTAATGCCATCGGCATCGAGATTGGTGTGCGTTACTGGGTACCGACACAAAGTTACTTTCAGCATAAATACAAGATAAATATGGCCATTTATAACGCCCTCAAACAGGCTGGTATCGAAATGGCTTGCCCAGTGCGAGAAATTCATTTGCAAGAAAAGTAA
- a CDS encoding tetratricopeptide repeat protein, which yields MLLILIIIAFVVLFIFFAKYQKKKIQAEALAAGEPSALLNHGLTLINQGKINSGLDYIQQAVDKGFAVAAIAMAELYSGRFQQVPADPKASEYWYRKAAEIDPQFLPMITLTSLVASEAQTPEQLREQVEQLKASAEAGQVEFQYELAYLYLRQPFLDPDASQAIYWFEKAAAQGNQDAYYHLGTLYWHDERVTPDYSKAREYFEKAVAAGDELAKDNLGHMLAAGQGGPKDLVRAEALLSEYAVENDFRQYYLGKRFLYGEDFAVDYGKARHWLEKSCTADNVFAKLALAHLKLLDPQTDNDYQQARTEFETLASQWQEEALFGLGKIYEEGLGVSRQPIKALMYYQLAAMSHISDYQDAYEKLSKRLGTLEIREAQSLCNNFLHQHPIPNEQQAYYYLNQAEIYRKGEHPSREALQTAETWYRKAADLGSQDGMQALVDINRHESIDKPVQTYIWSSILLRNFGKYGMNSDQLLYQQQVLPRLTESELLYAQDEIERIEVQLAPYLQSNE from the coding sequence ATGTTGTTGATACTTATCATTATAGCCTTTGTCGTTCTGTTTATTTTTTTTGCCAAATACCAAAAAAAGAAAATACAAGCCGAAGCGCTTGCCGCGGGTGAGCCCTCGGCGCTACTCAATCACGGACTCACATTAATCAATCAGGGCAAAATCAACTCAGGCCTAGACTATATTCAGCAGGCCGTAGATAAAGGCTTTGCCGTGGCCGCCATTGCTATGGCCGAGTTGTATTCGGGTCGATTCCAACAAGTCCCCGCCGATCCCAAGGCATCTGAATATTGGTATCGCAAAGCCGCCGAGATCGATCCGCAATTTTTACCCATGATCACCCTAACTAGCTTGGTCGCCTCTGAGGCGCAAACACCCGAGCAGTTACGCGAACAGGTAGAACAACTCAAAGCCAGTGCTGAAGCGGGGCAAGTCGAGTTTCAATATGAGCTCGCCTATTTGTATCTCAGACAACCCTTTCTCGATCCCGATGCAAGCCAAGCAATTTACTGGTTCGAAAAGGCTGCCGCCCAAGGAAACCAAGATGCCTATTACCACTTAGGTACACTCTACTGGCACGATGAACGTGTCACGCCCGACTATAGCAAAGCGCGGGAATACTTTGAGAAAGCCGTCGCCGCCGGTGATGAACTCGCAAAAGATAACCTAGGCCATATGCTGGCCGCAGGCCAAGGCGGCCCTAAGGATCTCGTCCGTGCCGAAGCCCTACTCAGCGAATATGCCGTAGAAAATGATTTTCGCCAGTATTACCTAGGCAAACGTTTCCTCTATGGTGAAGATTTTGCCGTCGACTACGGTAAAGCCCGCCACTGGTTAGAAAAATCCTGCACCGCTGACAATGTTTTTGCCAAGTTAGCGCTGGCACACCTTAAACTACTCGACCCACAAACGGATAATGACTACCAGCAGGCAAGAACAGAATTCGAGACGCTAGCGTCCCAGTGGCAAGAAGAAGCCCTATTCGGCCTAGGTAAAATCTATGAAGAAGGCTTAGGCGTCTCGCGCCAACCGATTAAAGCCTTAATGTATTACCAACTGGCGGCTATGAGCCATATCAGTGACTATCAAGACGCATATGAGAAGCTCAGTAAGCGCTTAGGTACCCTAGAGATCCGCGAAGCCCAAAGCCTGTGTAATAACTTTCTGCATCAACATCCTATCCCCAATGAGCAGCAAGCTTATTACTACCTTAACCAAGCAGAAATCTACCGCAAGGGTGAGCATCCGAGCCGCGAAGCGTTGCAAACCGCAGAGACTTGGTACCGTAAAGCTGCCGACTTGGGCAGCCAAGATGGTATGCAAGCCCTCGTTGATATCAACCGCCATGAGTCGATTGATAAACCGGTTCAGACATATATTTGGTCGAGCATATTACTGCGCAACTTTGGCAAATACGGGATGAATAGCGATCAGCTTTTGTATCAACAACAAGTCCTGCCGCGCTTAACAGAGTCCGAGTTGTTGTATGCCCAAGATGAAATCGAGAGAATTGAAGTCCAACTAGCGCCTTACTTACAGAGCAACGAATAA
- a CDS encoding c-type cytochrome, whose protein sequence is MMKTSTKIAIAVALISSLGIQAYAADGGNPKKGKHLYKKECKACHSQGGEGGELTPMSKTMSQWDRFFDKDKHKLKPEVFNGLTEQDLKDIQQFLYDHAADSEQPQTCG, encoded by the coding sequence ATGATGAAAACTTCAACTAAGATCGCAATCGCCGTCGCGCTAATCAGCAGTTTGGGAATTCAAGCCTACGCCGCCGATGGGGGCAATCCCAAAAAGGGAAAACACCTCTATAAAAAAGAATGTAAAGCCTGCCATAGCCAAGGTGGTGAAGGTGGCGAGCTGACCCCAATGAGCAAAACCATGAGCCAATGGGACCGCTTCTTCGACAAAGATAAACACAAACTCAAACCTGAGGTATTCAACGGCCTCACTGAGCAAGATCTCAAAGATATACAGCAATTCCTGTATGACCATGCCGCCGACTCGGAGCAACCGCAAACCTGCGGTTAA